From a region of the Candidatus Limnocylindrales bacterium genome:
- a CDS encoding glutamate synthase subunit beta, with product MGKITGFMEYRREVPRRRPVPERLRDWKEFEGKPSEDTVKTQGARCMDCGIPFCHNGCPLGNVIPDWNDLVYRGRWKEAIEALHATNNFPEFTGRICPAPCEEACVLNINDDPVTIKLIEKNIIDHAWQAGFVRPQPPLEKTGKRVAVVGSGPAGMAAAQQLARAGHDVTLFERADRIGGLLRYGIPDFKMEKHLIDRRMEQMRAEGVTFRAGVAVGTDITADELRKQFDAVVLSIGATQPRDLPVPGRELDGVHFAMEFLPQQNKRVAGDPDEKAGTLTATDKHVIVIGGGDTGSDCIGTSNRQGARSITQLEILPKPPETRTQDMPWPYWPMIYRTSSSHEEGVQREFSINTKRFVEKNGRVCAMECVRVEWFTDTDGRRKMREVEGSEFQMPADLVLLAMGFVGPEKNPLLDGLGVALDERGNVKAGPNWMSSIDGVFSCGDARRGQSLVVWAIWEGRECARAVDAYLMGETKLPSTPQLL from the coding sequence ATGGGAAAGATCACCGGATTCATGGAGTACCGCCGCGAGGTGCCGAGAAGGCGCCCGGTGCCCGAACGTCTGCGCGACTGGAAGGAATTCGAAGGCAAGCCTTCGGAGGACACGGTCAAGACGCAGGGCGCGCGGTGCATGGATTGCGGCATACCGTTCTGTCACAACGGCTGCCCGCTCGGCAACGTCATCCCCGACTGGAACGATCTCGTGTATCGAGGCCGCTGGAAAGAGGCCATCGAGGCGCTGCACGCCACCAACAACTTTCCCGAGTTCACCGGCCGTATCTGTCCGGCGCCGTGTGAAGAGGCGTGCGTGCTCAATATCAACGACGACCCGGTGACCATCAAGCTGATCGAGAAGAACATCATCGATCACGCCTGGCAGGCGGGTTTCGTGCGGCCGCAGCCTCCGCTCGAGAAGACCGGCAAGCGGGTGGCGGTGGTCGGATCGGGGCCCGCCGGCATGGCCGCCGCCCAGCAGCTGGCGCGCGCCGGTCACGACGTGACGCTGTTCGAGCGTGCCGATCGCATCGGCGGCCTGCTTCGCTACGGCATTCCCGACTTCAAGATGGAGAAGCACCTGATCGACCGCCGCATGGAGCAGATGCGCGCCGAAGGCGTGACCTTCCGTGCCGGAGTGGCCGTGGGCACCGACATCACCGCCGACGAGCTGCGCAAGCAGTTCGACGCGGTGGTGCTCTCGATCGGCGCCACACAGCCGCGCGATCTTCCGGTGCCGGGCCGCGAGCTCGATGGCGTGCACTTCGCCATGGAGTTCCTGCCGCAGCAGAACAAGCGCGTCGCAGGCGATCCGGACGAGAAGGCGGGAACGCTGACGGCCACCGACAAGCACGTCATCGTCATCGGCGGCGGCGACACCGGCTCGGACTGCATCGGCACCTCCAATCGGCAGGGCGCCAGGAGCATCACCCAGCTCGAGATCCTGCCCAAGCCGCCCGAGACGCGCACGCAGGACATGCCCTGGCCCTACTGGCCGATGATCTACCGCACCTCCAGCTCGCACGAGGAAGGCGTGCAGCGCGAGTTCAGCATCAACACCAAGCGCTTCGTCGAGAAGAACGGCCGCGTCTGCGCAATGGAGTGCGTGCGCGTCGAGTGGTTTACGGACACGGACGGGCGTCGCAAGATGCGCGAGGTGGAAGGCTCCGAGTTCCAGATGCCGGCGGATCTGGTCCTGCTGGCGATGGGTTTCGTCGGGCCGGAGAAGAACCCGCTGCTCGACGGGCTCGGCGTTGCGCTGGATGAGCGGGGCAACGTCAAGGCGGGACCGAACTGGATGTCCAGCATCGACGGCGTCTTCTCCTGCGGAGACGCGCGGCGCGGCCAGTCGCTCGTCGTTTGGGCGATCTGGGAAGGCCGCGAATGCGCCCGCGCCGTCGATGCGTACCTGATGGGCGAGACCAAGCTGCCGTCGACTCCGCAGCTCCTCTGA
- a CDS encoding GNAT family N-acetyltransferase, which translates to MQPPSDSSQSSASGPALDADGLAHFFERLGMRIFRSPSSWWYEAGPRFLLSLPSHRSIHVGDDEIKDLLAQSRTVGVRYVCEEADGGKPSFHLACSDPAYSLEKLSANTRSKVRRGLSRNEIRRITGAELLELGRGAFIETMERQKRASTAALEQWERLLKASDESPAVEVWSAWHEGQFASYLITIRIEDVCEFYQARSRNELLKHYPNNALIYTLTEEMLVRRGVREVTFGLESPEPVEELDAFKLALGYEKKPIRQRVVLHPMLRGALSLPGVRKLLHTIGSRDDANVVWRKASGLVRFAEQDVRNAGGGDAGQGVR; encoded by the coding sequence GTGCAGCCGCCGAGCGACTCCTCGCAATCCTCCGCTTCGGGCCCGGCGCTGGACGCCGACGGCCTGGCGCACTTCTTCGAGCGCCTCGGGATGCGCATCTTCCGCAGCCCGAGCTCCTGGTGGTACGAGGCAGGGCCGCGCTTCCTCCTCAGCCTGCCCTCGCACCGCTCGATCCACGTGGGCGACGACGAGATCAAGGACCTGCTGGCGCAATCCCGCACCGTCGGCGTCCGCTACGTGTGCGAGGAGGCCGACGGCGGAAAGCCGAGCTTCCATCTTGCCTGCAGCGATCCCGCCTACTCGCTCGAAAAGCTGTCGGCGAACACGCGCAGCAAGGTCCGGCGCGGGCTGTCGCGCAACGAAATCCGGCGCATCACGGGCGCGGAGTTGCTTGAGCTCGGCCGCGGCGCATTCATCGAGACGATGGAGCGGCAGAAAAGGGCTTCGACCGCAGCGCTGGAGCAATGGGAGCGCCTGCTGAAGGCGTCCGACGAATCGCCGGCCGTCGAGGTGTGGAGCGCCTGGCACGAAGGCCAGTTCGCCAGCTACCTCATCACCATCCGCATCGAGGACGTCTGCGAGTTCTATCAGGCGCGCTCGCGCAACGAGCTGCTCAAGCACTACCCGAACAACGCGCTCATCTACACGCTGACCGAGGAGATGCTGGTGCGCCGGGGCGTGCGCGAGGTGACGTTCGGCCTGGAATCGCCCGAGCCGGTCGAGGAGCTGGACGCGTTCAAGCTCGCGCTGGGGTACGAGAAGAAGCCGATCCGCCAGCGCGTCGTGCTGCACCCCATGCTGCGCGGAGCGCTGTCGCTTCCCGGCGTGCGAAAGCTGCTCCACACCATCGGCTCGCGCGACGACGCCAACGTCGTATGGCGCAAGGCCAGCGGCCTGGTGCGCTTTGCCGAGCAGGACGTGCGCAACGCCGGCGGCGGCGACGCCGGTCAAGGCGTGCGATGA
- a CDS encoding alanine racemase: MSVSRQGEHFVWEPSGKASIDGHDLAELARKYPTPFYLISQGQLRDNYRRLRQAFASVEGLETYYSVKSNFESIVLRTLQQEGCGAEISGALDMELARRAGFSPSKVVFDGPCKPEADLRAAIEWGIRFINIESLTEARLISRIATETGKKVRVGMRIDPVLSKPYYDKVISTYKQKFGLPIDQAEAAIAEIAKMPGLDFRGIMTHIGSQIFTPSRYLVAMERIFDLVTKCERRGIHIEEINMGGGYPAQSMRNLRLSRRFVIAQVLERMGRIEVKTSSIDDFGKAISEKYHALVKSTGYSPRLALEPGRCLCANAQTVVGQMRIVKNDWLFTDISINDVPENLFFSEWRLVVPGEKPDAKGRPYNVAGPTLATQDVLYFKREVPGAAEGRAVVIMDAGAYSVARSNQFTRPRSAVYAINLEGDIELVRRAETVEDVLRSQIWPEESAAPASKRVA; this comes from the coding sequence ATGTCCGTTTCAAGGCAGGGGGAACACTTCGTTTGGGAGCCGTCGGGGAAGGCGAGCATCGACGGTCATGATCTGGCCGAGCTGGCCAGGAAGTATCCCACTCCCTTCTATCTGATCTCGCAGGGGCAGCTTCGCGACAATTATCGCCGCCTGCGTCAGGCCTTCGCATCCGTGGAGGGCCTGGAGACGTACTACTCGGTCAAATCCAATTTCGAGAGCATCGTGCTGCGCACGCTGCAGCAGGAAGGCTGCGGCGCCGAGATCTCGGGCGCGCTCGACATGGAGCTGGCCCGCCGCGCCGGCTTCAGCCCCAGCAAGGTCGTCTTCGACGGCCCGTGCAAGCCCGAGGCGGATCTTCGCGCGGCCATCGAATGGGGCATCCGATTCATCAACATCGAGTCGCTGACCGAGGCGCGCCTGATCAGCAGGATCGCCACCGAGACCGGCAAGAAGGTGCGCGTAGGCATGCGCATCGATCCGGTTCTTTCCAAGCCCTACTACGACAAGGTCATCTCCACGTACAAGCAGAAGTTCGGCCTGCCCATCGATCAGGCCGAAGCGGCCATCGCCGAGATCGCCAAGATGCCGGGCCTCGACTTCCGCGGCATCATGACCCACATCGGGTCGCAGATCTTCACGCCGAGCCGATACCTGGTTGCGATGGAGAGGATCTTCGACCTCGTCACGAAGTGCGAGCGCCGCGGCATCCACATCGAAGAGATCAACATGGGCGGCGGCTATCCCGCCCAGAGCATGCGCAACCTGCGCCTGTCGCGACGGTTCGTCATCGCGCAGGTCCTCGAGCGCATGGGACGCATCGAGGTGAAGACGTCCTCGATCGACGACTTCGGCAAGGCGATCTCCGAGAAGTATCACGCGCTGGTCAAGAGCACCGGCTACAGCCCGCGCCTGGCCCTGGAGCCCGGCCGCTGCCTGTGCGCGAACGCGCAGACCGTCGTTGGCCAGATGCGCATCGTCAAGAACGACTGGCTCTTCACGGATATCTCCATCAACGACGTTCCCGAGAACCTCTTCTTCTCGGAGTGGCGTCTGGTGGTTCCCGGCGAGAAGCCGGATGCCAAAGGTCGGCCATACAACGTGGCCGGCCCGACGCTGGCCACGCAGGACGTGCTCTACTTCAAGCGTGAGGTTCCCGGCGCCGCCGAGGGCCGCGCGGTCGTGATCATGGACGCCGGCGCCTACAGCGTCGCGCGTTCCAACCAGTTCACGCGCCCGCGCAGCGCCGTCTACGCGATCAATCTCGAAGGCGACATCGAGCTGGTGCGCCGCGCCGAGACCGTCGAGGACGTCCTGCGCTCGCAGATCTGGCCCGAGGAGAGCGCCGCCCCTGCCAGCAAACGCGTAGCCTGA
- a CDS encoding fatty acid desaturase translates to MNLDQIDLEAFERDIAQLRTELRASLGQDDLRHLRRIERWGRAATAVGMATAWIAPNPLSAAALALGRSTRWLLMHHIGHRGYDRVPGVAPRYTSRVFARRWRRMLDWPDWMVPEAWIYEHNILHHQHTGETRDPDLIERNVSGVNASDVPVAVRYGLLAVLAVSWRASYYAPKTLRAWWHRGAGDDAPRATPVAALLRRCYAPYAALHFVALPLLFAPFGWWAAFSALCNSMMADVLTNLHTFFVVGPNHTGDDVFRFEGSPSSRGEFYLRQVVGSVNYRTGGDVLDFAHLWLNYQIEHHLFPDAPMLAYRRIQPRVREICERHGVPYLQEPVSRRFVKMSRVFVGASSMRWMDAPAPPVQTEAA, encoded by the coding sequence GTGAATCTCGACCAGATCGACCTCGAAGCCTTCGAACGTGACATTGCCCAGCTGCGCACCGAGCTGCGCGCATCTCTCGGCCAGGACGACCTGCGCCATCTTCGCCGCATCGAGCGCTGGGGACGCGCCGCCACCGCCGTCGGCATGGCCACGGCATGGATCGCACCCAATCCGCTCAGCGCGGCCGCGCTCGCGCTCGGGCGCTCGACGCGCTGGCTGCTCATGCACCACATCGGCCACCGCGGCTACGACCGTGTTCCGGGCGTGGCGCCGCGCTACACCTCCCGCGTCTTCGCGCGACGCTGGCGTCGGATGCTCGACTGGCCGGACTGGATGGTGCCGGAGGCGTGGATCTACGAGCACAACATCCTGCATCACCAGCACACCGGCGAGACGCGCGATCCCGACCTCATCGAGCGCAACGTCAGCGGCGTCAACGCGTCGGACGTCCCGGTCGCCGTGCGCTACGGGCTGCTGGCCGTGCTGGCCGTGAGCTGGCGCGCTTCCTACTACGCGCCCAAGACGCTGCGGGCGTGGTGGCACCGCGGCGCTGGCGACGATGCGCCGCGGGCGACGCCGGTGGCGGCCTTGCTGCGCCGCTGCTACGCGCCCTATGCGGCGCTGCACTTCGTGGCGCTGCCCCTGCTGTTCGCGCCGTTCGGCTGGTGGGCGGCATTCTCCGCGCTCTGCAACTCGATGATGGCCGACGTCCTCACCAATCTGCACACGTTCTTCGTCGTCGGGCCCAACCACACCGGAGACGACGTCTTCCGCTTCGAAGGCAGCCCGTCCAGCCGCGGTGAGTTCTACCTGCGCCAGGTCGTCGGCTCGGTGAACTATCGGACCGGTGGCGACGTGCTCGACTTCGCGCACCTGTGGCTGAACTACCAGATCGAGCACCACCTGTTCCCCGACGCGCCGATGCTGGCGTACCGTCGCATCCAGCCGCGAGTGCGCGAGATCTGCGAACGCCACGGCGTGCCGTATCTGCAGGAGCCGGTCTCGCGCCGCTTCGTCAAGATGAGCCGCGTGTTCGTGGGAGCTTCCAGCATGCGCTGGATGGATGCGCCGGCGCCGCCCGTGCAGACCGAGGCGGCCTGA
- a CDS encoding LamG-like jellyroll fold domain-containing protein, whose translation MNRRVLRLWLLALLLAPSTSTAATEGLIGDYQFNQTLAPVVGSLPAMTEIGPADGMFIVDEIHGITRTAFEFPQHNGLQITPTTGLDGTEPYTIILEVRLADLSGYRRLVDFKNGQSDTGLYLLGGALIFYNKSASGGRVCPDTWVQMAITRDANKNVIGYIDGNAYFGFTDTTDLAMISDSTLRFFRDNECAAGACSEASAGAVARVLIYDTAFLQSTLRQIAGVLCGDANRDGSIKASDALLTLKTAVGAACCQVESCDVGAPGGISASDSLAILKASVGQEVELVCPSQAIAP comes from the coding sequence ATGAATCGCCGCGTGCTTCGCCTCTGGCTCCTGGCGCTGTTGCTGGCGCCCTCGACATCGACGGCTGCCACCGAGGGCCTGATCGGCGACTATCAATTCAATCAGACGCTGGCGCCGGTGGTGGGCTCCCTGCCGGCAATGACCGAGATCGGCCCCGCGGACGGCATGTTCATCGTCGACGAGATCCATGGAATCACGCGCACGGCATTCGAGTTCCCGCAGCACAACGGGCTGCAGATCACGCCCACGACCGGCCTCGACGGCACCGAGCCGTACACGATCATCCTGGAGGTGAGGTTAGCCGATCTTTCCGGCTATCGGCGCCTGGTCGATTTCAAGAACGGACAAAGCGACACCGGTCTCTACCTGCTCGGCGGCGCGCTGATCTTCTACAACAAGTCTGCGAGTGGAGGCCGGGTCTGCCCCGATACCTGGGTGCAGATGGCCATCACGCGCGATGCCAACAAGAACGTCATCGGCTACATCGACGGCAATGCCTATTTCGGCTTCACCGACACGACCGACCTCGCCATGATCTCCGACTCGACGCTGCGCTTCTTCCGCGACAACGAGTGCGCGGCCGGTGCCTGCAGCGAGGCTTCGGCGGGCGCGGTCGCCCGCGTCCTCATCTACGACACCGCATTCCTTCAAAGCACGCTGCGCCAGATCGCGGGGGTGCTCTGTGGGGACGCCAACCGTGACGGGTCGATCAAGGCGTCCGATGCGCTGCTGACGCTGAAGACTGCCGTTGGCGCCGCCTGCTGCCAGGTCGAGTCGTGCGACGTCGGTGCGCCCGGCGGGATCAGTGCCAGCGATTCGCTGGCGATCCTCAAGGCGTCAGTCGGGCAGGAAGTGGAGCTCGTGTGCCCGTCGCAGGCGATCGCTCCGTAG
- a CDS encoding sulfotransferase domain-containing protein, whose translation MTTSARPQREHEYLTLTTDSTRWERYAPRAGDIVISTPPKAGTTWTQMICALLIFQSPDFGRPLSVISQWFDFRGGDIDAIAAEYETQKHRRFIKTHTPLDGLPFYDEVRYLYCGRDPRDIFFSFGNHAENLSDSMRERIMAAAGMDVPLEFPEDPNESFQMWLTTGATPWMEDGFPFGSAFYHTRTFWRFRHLPNILLLHYADLKRDREGEMRRIARFLDIEVPEEKWPQLVQAASFESMKARAAELAPLSEENGWKDNARFFHKGQSGQWQGMLNEESLKLYERLLAERIPPDMAEWLHLGRLGSAAAVD comes from the coding sequence ATGACGACGTCGGCACGGCCGCAGCGCGAGCACGAGTACCTGACACTGACCACGGACAGTACTCGGTGGGAGCGCTACGCCCCGCGGGCAGGCGACATCGTCATCTCGACGCCGCCCAAGGCGGGCACCACCTGGACGCAGATGATCTGCGCCCTGCTCATCTTCCAGTCCCCGGACTTCGGCCGGCCGCTAAGCGTCATCTCCCAGTGGTTCGACTTCCGCGGCGGCGACATCGATGCCATCGCCGCCGAGTACGAGACGCAGAAGCATCGCCGGTTCATCAAGACGCACACGCCGCTGGACGGCCTCCCCTTCTACGACGAGGTCCGCTACCTCTACTGCGGCCGCGATCCGCGCGACATCTTCTTCTCCTTCGGCAACCACGCCGAAAACCTCAGCGACAGCATGCGCGAGCGCATCATGGCGGCCGCCGGAATGGACGTGCCGCTCGAGTTCCCCGAGGATCCGAACGAGTCGTTCCAGATGTGGCTGACGACCGGTGCCACGCCTTGGATGGAGGATGGCTTCCCGTTCGGCTCGGCCTTCTATCATACGCGCACGTTCTGGCGGTTCCGGCACCTTCCCAACATCCTGCTGCTGCACTACGCCGATCTGAAGCGCGATCGGGAAGGCGAAATGCGCCGCATAGCGCGCTTCCTCGACATCGAGGTGCCCGAGGAAAAATGGCCGCAGCTGGTGCAGGCTGCGTCGTTCGAGAGCATGAAGGCCCGAGCCGCCGAGCTGGCCCCGCTGTCCGAAGAAAATGGCTGGAAGGACAACGCCCGCTTCTTCCACAAGGGGCAGTCGGGACAGTGGCAGGGCATGCTCAACGAGGAAAGCCTGAAGCTGTACGAGCGCCTGCTGGCCGAGCGCATCCCGCCCGACATGGCCGAGTGGCTGCACTTAGGCCGGCTCGGAAGCGCAGCCGCCGTGGACTGA
- a CDS encoding DUF3501 family protein — translation MRPIQPSEVKPNADYERVRDQVRQRILPIKAARRVQLGDEITLLFENHDTMLYQVQEMARVEQITDPRALKHEVETYNELVPGDGELSATLLLEYPEPEVRARRLAELVGIEKHVSMEIEGEGSFPAVFDMRQIDDRKVSSVHYVKFRIGDAGGRAICGGAGVEVVVDHPRLQARTRLTDTQLAALRQDLTS, via the coding sequence ATGCGACCCATCCAGCCTTCGGAAGTGAAACCCAACGCGGATTACGAGCGCGTTCGCGACCAGGTGCGCCAGCGCATCCTGCCGATCAAGGCCGCGCGTCGGGTGCAGCTCGGCGACGAGATCACGCTGCTGTTCGAGAACCACGACACGATGCTCTACCAGGTGCAGGAGATGGCGCGCGTCGAGCAGATCACCGACCCGAGGGCGCTCAAGCATGAGGTCGAGACGTACAACGAGCTCGTGCCCGGCGACGGGGAGCTGTCGGCGACGCTGCTGCTCGAGTATCCGGAGCCGGAAGTGCGCGCGCGCCGCCTTGCCGAGCTCGTCGGGATCGAGAAGCACGTGAGCATGGAGATCGAAGGCGAAGGCAGCTTCCCGGCGGTCTTCGACATGCGCCAGATCGACGACCGCAAGGTCAGCTCCGTGCACTACGTCAAGTTCCGCATCGGCGATGCCGGCGGGCGGGCGATCTGCGGAGGCGCAGGGGTCGAGGTCGTCGTCGACCACCCGCGGCTGCAGGCGCGGACGCGGCTGACGGATACGCAGCTGGCCGCGCTGCGCCAAGACCTGACGAGCTGA
- a CDS encoding anaerobic glycerol-3-phosphate dehydrogenase subunit C — MDPIKTHPTPGLSYNPSDEKYWDEKGLHDEIERVFDICHGCRLCFNLCPSFPALFDAIDANDGDVRALGAADVERVVDLCYQCKLCYVKCPYTADDGHEFQLDFPRLLMRYTAQRTRRRGVRPRERMLGDPMRLGRLATRVARLANWANATRFHRLVLEKMAGIHRDKLLPDFASQTFGRWWSRRGARPATARQVDEVVLFHTCFVEYNNPDLGRDAVEVLERSGVRVLVPEQTCCGMPALDGGDVDFAREQARRNVAVLAPYADRGCSILAINPTCSYTLRKEYPELVGADMEAAARKVATATHDLMEYIHQLRRNGHLDTSFRSTPGAVAYHVPCHLKAQNIGFRSRDAMKAVPGATVRVVDGCCGHDGTWAMKTENFALSMQVGKATFEAMQEGGVMATDCPLAAIQFEQATGTRPMHPVQVLALSYRENGFPTPVPPREDEAT, encoded by the coding sequence TTGGACCCCATCAAGACACATCCGACTCCGGGGCTGTCCTACAATCCCTCCGACGAGAAGTATTGGGACGAGAAGGGCCTGCACGACGAGATCGAGCGTGTCTTCGACATCTGTCACGGCTGCCGCCTCTGCTTCAACCTGTGCCCGTCCTTCCCTGCGCTGTTCGACGCCATCGACGCCAACGACGGCGACGTCCGCGCGCTCGGTGCGGCCGACGTCGAGCGCGTCGTCGACCTCTGCTACCAGTGCAAGCTCTGCTACGTGAAATGCCCGTACACCGCCGATGACGGGCACGAGTTCCAGCTGGACTTCCCGCGCCTGCTGATGCGCTACACCGCGCAGCGTACGCGCCGGCGCGGCGTGCGGCCGCGCGAGAGGATGCTGGGTGATCCGATGCGCCTCGGGCGCCTTGCCACCCGGGTCGCGCGGCTCGCCAACTGGGCCAATGCCACGCGCTTCCACCGCCTCGTGCTCGAGAAGATGGCCGGCATCCATCGCGACAAGCTTCTGCCGGATTTCGCGTCCCAGACGTTCGGGCGGTGGTGGAGCCGGCGCGGCGCCAGGCCGGCAACGGCTAGGCAGGTGGACGAGGTCGTGCTCTTCCACACCTGCTTCGTCGAGTACAACAATCCCGATCTCGGCCGCGATGCGGTGGAGGTGCTCGAACGCAGCGGCGTGCGCGTGCTGGTGCCCGAGCAGACCTGCTGCGGCATGCCCGCGCTGGACGGCGGCGACGTCGATTTCGCGCGCGAGCAGGCGCGGCGCAACGTGGCCGTGCTCGCGCCGTACGCCGACCGCGGCTGCTCGATCCTGGCGATCAATCCGACCTGTTCCTACACGCTGCGCAAGGAGTATCCGGAGCTGGTGGGTGCCGACATGGAAGCGGCCGCGCGCAAGGTGGCCACGGCAACGCACGATCTGATGGAATACATTCACCAGCTGCGCCGCAACGGTCATCTCGACACCAGCTTTCGCAGCACGCCCGGCGCGGTGGCCTACCACGTGCCGTGTCATCTGAAGGCGCAGAACATCGGCTTCCGCTCGCGCGATGCCATGAAGGCCGTGCCCGGCGCCACGGTGCGCGTGGTCGACGGCTGCTGCGGCCACGACGGCACGTGGGCGATGAAGACGGAGAACTTCGCTCTCTCGATGCAGGTGGGAAAAGCGACGTTCGAGGCGATGCAGGAGGGCGGCGTGATGGCCACCGACTGCCCGCTGGCGGCCATCCAGTTCGAGCAGGCGACGGGCACGCGTCCGATGCATCCCGTGCAGGTTCTGGCGCTCTCCTACCGCGAGAACGGCTTTCCCACTCCCGTGCCGCCCAGGGAGGATGAAGCGACATAG
- a CDS encoding rubrerythrin family protein has product MAQLKGSKTQANLQAAFAGESQANRRYLYFAKQADVEGYPDIAGLFRDTAEGETGHAHGHLDYLKKCGDPATGLPLGDTEANLKCAIAGETHEYTDMYPGMARTAREEGFDEIADWFETLAKAEKSHAGRFEQGLKTIA; this is encoded by the coding sequence ATGGCACAACTCAAAGGAAGCAAGACCCAGGCGAACCTGCAGGCGGCATTTGCCGGCGAGTCGCAGGCGAATCGCCGCTACCTGTATTTCGCCAAGCAGGCCGACGTCGAAGGATATCCGGATATCGCCGGTCTGTTCCGCGACACCGCCGAAGGTGAGACGGGCCACGCCCATGGCCATCTCGACTATCTGAAGAAGTGCGGCGACCCGGCCACCGGCCTTCCGCTCGGCGACACCGAGGCCAACCTGAAGTGCGCGATCGCCGGCGAGACGCACGAGTACACCGACATGTACCCGGGCATGGCTCGCACTGCTCGCGAGGAAGGCTTCGACGAGATCGCCGACTGGTTCGAGACGCTGGCCAAGGCCGAGAAGTCGCACGCCGGTCGTTTCGAGCAGGGACTCAAGACCATCGCCTGA
- a CDS encoding transcriptional repressor — MTTSKSRRMLPAAAADGFAQRCRAAGLADTPQRRVIYRCLAESLDHPTAEAVYLRVKPHLPKVSLATVYRNLKLFAEAGIIDEVATGSSLARYDANQDQHHHLICKSCGSVADYYDDRLDGAGVLTSAAVIDGFEVHGAKVNVFGLCSACRPSAARSESGRSPAADVPSTEQ, encoded by the coding sequence ATGACGACTTCCAAGTCCCGCAGGATGTTGCCGGCCGCCGCCGCGGACGGTTTCGCCCAGCGCTGCCGCGCCGCGGGCCTTGCCGACACGCCGCAGCGCCGCGTGATCTATCGTTGCCTGGCCGAGAGCCTCGATCACCCCACGGCCGAGGCGGTCTATCTGCGGGTAAAGCCGCATCTGCCCAAGGTCTCGCTGGCCACCGTCTACCGGAACCTCAAGCTCTTCGCCGAAGCCGGCATCATCGACGAGGTCGCCACCGGCAGCAGCCTGGCGCGCTACGACGCCAACCAGGACCAGCATCATCACCTGATCTGCAAGTCGTGCGGCAGCGTGGCCGATTATTACGACGATCGTCTCGACGGCGCCGGAGTGCTGACGAGCGCGGCGGTCATCGACGGCTTCGAGGTCCACGGCGCCAAGGTCAACGTCTTCGGTCTTTGCAGCGCCTGCCGGCCCTCGGCGGCGCGCAGCGAAAGCGGCCGCAGCCCTGCGGCCGATGTCCCGTCAACCGAGCAATGA
- a CDS encoding DUF1993 domain-containing protein produces MTTAATITQFAKMLKNLDRWIETAVEHARKKGFDPEVYTQSRLAPDQYELIRQVQSACDAAKYAAAYLSGSEAPSHPDTEKTIEELRARIGKCVAFVESTDAARYANAADARVSPAWLQGKWIKGDEYLTQVGVPNFYFHVCHAYAILRHNGVELGKMDYVGGIPVND; encoded by the coding sequence ATGACCACAGCCGCGACCATTACGCAGTTCGCCAAGATGCTGAAGAACCTGGACCGCTGGATCGAGACGGCGGTCGAGCACGCCAGGAAGAAGGGCTTCGATCCGGAGGTGTACACGCAATCGCGGCTGGCGCCCGATCAGTACGAGCTGATCCGCCAGGTCCAGTCCGCATGCGACGCCGCCAAGTACGCCGCGGCGTACTTGTCCGGCAGCGAGGCGCCGTCGCACCCCGATACGGAAAAAACGATCGAGGAGCTGCGGGCGCGCATCGGCAAGTGCGTGGCCTTCGTCGAGAGCACCGATGCGGCAAGGTACGCCAATGCCGCCGACGCCCGCGTGTCGCCGGCGTGGCTGCAGGGAAAGTGGATCAAGGGAGACGAGTACCTGACCCAGGTCGGAGTGCCGAACTTCTACTTCCACGTCTGCCACGCCTACGCGATCCTCCGCCACAACGGGGTCGAGCTCGGCAAGATGGATTACGTAGGGGGTATCCCCGTCAACGACTGA